In Allorhizobium pseudoryzae, the genomic window CCACGCCTCCGACAATCGCGAGGAACTGTCCCGCGCCGGGGCAGCTCTGACGCTTGCGGCGCTTGGGGGAAAGGTCTGCGTCGTCTCCGGCGGTGATCCCGGCGTCTTTGCCATGGCCGCTGCCGTCTGCGAAGCGATCGACAATGGCCCTTCCGAGTGGCGCGCGATCGAATTCTCCGTCGTGCCGGGCGTCACCGCCATGCTCTCGGTCGCGGCAAAGGCCGGCGCACCGCTGGGGCATGATTTCTGCGCCATCTCACTCTCCGACAATCTCAAACCCTGGTCGGTGATCGAAAAGCGGCTGATCGCAGCGGCAGAGGCCGGCTTCGTCATGGCCTTCTACAATCCGGTCAGCAAGGCCCGGCCCCACCAGCTGACAGAGGCCTTCGACATTCTGCGCGCCCATCTGCCAGGCACGGTTCCGGTGATCTTTGGCCGCGCCGCCGGTCGTCCCGACGAGAAGATCGCCGTGGTGCCGCTGTCGGAGGCCCGATCCGAGATGGCCGATATGGCGACCTGCATCATCGTCGGCTCGACGGAGACGCGGCTGATCGAGCGCGAGGGCAACCGCCCGCTCGTCTATTCGCCGCGCTCCTGGGGTAAGTCCGCCGCAGGAAAGGCCTGATCCACATGGCACACGAGGTCATCCAGCGTCTGAAAGGCGAGAACGTCCGGCAGAAGCGGGCGGCGGATCATGATGACTTCGATGCCCAGCGCCCGCGCTGCTGCGATCTTGCCATAGCTCGCCGAACCGCCGGAATTCTTGCAGACGATGGCCTCGATGCCGTGACCGGTCAGAAGCGCCCGCTCATCCACCTCCTCGAAGGGGCCGCGGGCCGTGAGATAGGTAACCGCAGGCAGAACGAGCGGCGGCTCCACTGGATCGACGCTGCGCACCAGATAGGCATGCTGCGGCGCCGCCTCGAAGGGCAGCAATTCCTGGCGTCCCAGCGCCAGAAAGGCCCGGCGCGGCGCCTCTCCGAGCGCGGCCACCGCCGCCTCGACGCTCTCCACCTCCCGCCAGCAGTCACCTGCCTGCCGCTCCCATCCGGGACGGCGCAAGGCGATCAGCGGAATACCGGTGAGAATGGCCGCCCGTGCGGCATTGGCGGAGATCTGCGCCGCATAGGGATGCGTGACATCCACCAGCAGGTCGAACCCCTGCCCCATGAGATAACGGCCAAGGCCCTCCGCACCCCCGAAGCCGCCGATGCGCACCGGCACCGGCTGGCGGGCCGGCGCTTTCGTGCGACCAGCGAGCGAAAGCTGCAGCCGAAAGCGCCCGGTCTCGCCAAGGCGCTCCGCCAACTGCCGGGCTTCCGTCGTGCCGCCCAGAATGAGAATGGAGGCGTTCATCATGGCTCCTGAATCATCATCCCCTCTTCTATCCGGTGAACCCTGGTTGTCCATCGTCGGCATCGGCGAAGATGGCCTGGCCGGACTGGGCGAGTTGGCGCGACGGGCAATTTCCGAGGCAGACTTCGTCTTCGGCGGCAAACGCCATCTGGAATTGGCGGGCGATGCGATCCGCGGCGAGGCAGAGCCCTGGCCGCAACCCTTCGACAGCGCCATGCAGGCGGTTCTGGCCCTGAAGGGCCGCAAGGTCTGCGTGCTTGCCTCCGGCGATCCGTTCTTCTTCGGCGTCGGCGTGACGCTGGCGCGCCTGACGGCCAAAGAGGATTACCGCGTCTATCCCGCGCCATCCGCCTTTTCGCTCGCTGCCTCTAGGCTCGGCTGGGCCTTGCAGGAGATCGAGACGGTCTCCCTGCATGGCCGCGCGCTCGATCTCATCCGCCCGCTGCTGCATCCTGGCCGCAAGCTCTTGGCGCTCACCGCCGATGCCGACGGGCCAGCCCAATTGGCACGGCTTTTGACAGACAATGGTTTTGGCATGAGCCGGCTCACCGTGCTGGAAGCGCTCGGCGGTGAACGAGAGCTGATCCGCTCCACCACTGCTCGCGATTTCTCCCTGACCGACATCGACCCGCTGAATGTGGTGGCCCTTGAGGTTCGGGCAGACGCCATCGCGCGCGTTCTACCTTTGGGATTCGGCTTGGCCGACGACCTTTTCGAGCATGACGGCCAGATCACCAAACGCGAGATCCGCGCGGTGACGCTCTCGGCGCTCTCCCCCCGCCGCGGCGAGTTGCTGTGGGATATCGGCGCGGGCTCCGGCTCGATCGGCATCGAATGGATGCTGGCGCACCCCTCAATGCGGGGGATGGCCATCGAACATCACCCGGAACGCGCCGCTCGCATCCGCCGCAATGCGCAAAATTTCGGCGTGCCCGCGCTGCAGCTCATCGAAGGCAGAGCGCCGGAGGCACTCGCCGGACTGCCCGAGCCAGACGCCATCTTCATCGGCGGCGGCGGCAGTGGTGACGGCGTGCTGGAGGCGGCGCTTGCGGCGCTGAAACCCGGCGGCCGGCTCGTTGCCAATGCCGTCACGCTGGAGATGGAGCAGGTTCTGCTGAGTGCCCACGCCACGAGGGGCGGCAGCCTGACACGGCTCTCTATCGATCGGGCCGAACCGGTGGGCCGGATGACCGGTTGGCGGCCGGCCATGCCCGTCACGCAATGGATTTTTTCAAAGCCAGAGGATTGAACCCATGATGATTGCCGGAATCGGATGCCGCCGCGGCACCAGTGCAGAGGTCGTGATGGCCGTGCTCAACGAGGCCCTCGCCGCCGCCGGCAAGGCGGGAGAGTACCCCGCAAAACTCGCCACCGGCGCGCTCAAGGCCGATGAGACCGGGCTTCTGGACGCAGCGAAACGGCTGGGGCTCGATCTCGCCATCCTGACAGACGCGGAAATGGACGCCGTCTCCGACCGCACGTTGACAGTCTCGCCGCACAGTGTCGGCCATGCCGGTGTCTCCAGCTTCTGCGAGGCCGCGGCGCTGGCCGCCGGCGGCGCGTCTGCCAAACTTCTCGGTCCCCGCCACGTCTCGCAAGGCGTCACCTGCGCGCTGGCCATCGTTGAAGATCATGTCGAGGACGCCGCATGACGGTTCATTTCATCGGCGCCGGCCCCGGTGCCGCCGATCTCATCACGGTGCGCGGGCGCGATCTGATCGCCCGCTGCCCGGTCTGCCTCTTCGCCGGTTCCATCGTGCCGCGCGAACTCTTGGACTATTGCCCCGCGGATGCACGGATTATCGACACGGCTTCGCTGTCCCTCGACGAGATCGAAGCAGAATATCGGCGCGCCGCCGACGCCGGAGAAGATGTCGCCCGCCTGCATTCCGGCGATCTCTCCGTCTGGAGCGCGGTCGCCGAACAGATGCGTCGACTCGACCGGCTCGGCATCGATTACACGCTCACCCCCGGCGTTCCCTCCTTTGCGGCAGCGGCGGCGGCGCTGAAGCGCGAGTTGACCATCCCCGAAGTGGCGCAAAGCCTGATCCTGACCCGCGTCTCCGGTCGCGCCTCGAAAATGCCGGCGCGGGAGACGCTTCAGAATTTCGCGGCAACCGGGTCAACACTCGCCATCCATCTCGCCATTCACGCACTGGAGAAGATCGTTGCGGACCTGACGCCACATTACGGCGCCGATTGCCCGGTTGCGATCGTCGTCAAAGCCAGCTGGCCGGATGAAAAGATCCTGCGCGGCACGCTCGCCACCATCGCCGCCCAGGTGGCCGCCGAACCGATCGAGCGCACGGCGCTGATCTTCGTCGGTCCCGGCTTGCAAGCGGAGGATTTTCGCGAGAGCGCGCTCTATAGCACCGATTACGTGCGCCGCTTCCGCTCGCCCAAGGGCAAGGACGAGGCATGATGCGACGGGGTGAAGGGCGCTTCGCCGACGAGTTTGCCGGCGCGATCGAAGATCAGGATCTCGAGCGCGATCGCCTCGCTGTGCAAGGCACCCGCCGCCACCTGCCAGGCGCGCGCGGCAATGCGGTTGCCAAGCTCCAGCCCCTCGCCCTCGGCCAGTTGAAAAGCCTGCGCCACCGTGTTGGCCTGACCGATCGCGCCGATCAGGCCATCGCTTGCACCGGCCTCGCGCGCAACGGCGGCCAGCGCCTCCAGATCCGCCAGACCACGTTTGGAATGCACGTCCAGCATGCCCTGCGACAGCTTGGTGATCTTGGCGACACCGCCGGCAACCGTCACCTTCGGCACCGGATGTTTGCGCAGATATTTCAGCATGCCGCCGACAAAATCGCCCATGTCGAGCAGTGCGGTGTCCGGCAGGGCGTGATGCGCCTGCACGGCCTTTTCCGTCGTCATGCCGGTGGAGCCGGCGACATGGGTCAATCCTTCCGCCCGCGCCACATCGATGCCGCGCCAGATGGAATGGATCCAGGCCGAGCAGGAAAACGGAATGACGATTCCCGTCGTGCCGAGCACCGAGAGACCGCCGACGATACCCAGGCGCGGATTGAGCGTCTTCTGCGCCAGGTCCTCGCCCCCCGGAATGGAGATTTCGACGTCGAAATCCGCCGCCTCGCCCGCCACTTCGGCAATTGCCGCGGCAATCATCTGGCGCGGAACCGGGTTGATGGCCGGCTCGCCCGGTGGAATGGGAAGCCCCGGCCTCGTCACCATGCCCACACCATTGCCGGCGAAAAACCGAATACCGGCCCCGGCCACCCCATGCCGCAGAGTAACGATGATCAGCGCACCATGGGTGACATCGGGATCATCGCCGGCATCTTTGATGATCCCGGCGCGGGCGAAACCCCCGCCCTGTTCCTCCAGCGCCAGGACAAAACCGGGCCGCTGGCCGCCGGGAAGCGTCACCTCCACGAGATCCGGAAAGCCGTGACCGGTGAGCGCCAGGCAGGCGGCCTTGGCCGACGCCGCCGCGCAGGTGCCGGTGGTCCAGCCGCGCCGCAGGTCTTTTGCCGTCTCGTTTGCGATTTCCGCTTCCATACGCGTTTCTATACCGGTGACAGGACCTTGCGTCATCGGCAAAAGGCATCCGCATGACAAACCGCGCCTTCGAACTTCTGGCTGAACGCCTGCCCGCCTTTCTTCCGGGCCATGTGTGGCTGGCCGGCGCCGGCCCAGGCGATCCGCGTTACCTGACGCTGGAAGTGCTCGATGCGCTCGGCAAGGCCGATATGGTGGTGCATGACGCGCTGGTTTCCGACGAGGTGATGGGCTTCGCGCCTCAGGCCGAGGTGATCTATGCCGGAAAGCGCGGTGGCAAGCCGTCAACCGCGCAGGAAGACATCACGCTCTCCCTGATCCGCCTGGCGCGGCAGGGAAAACGCGTGCTGCGCCTGAAGGGCGGCGACCCCTTCATCTTCGGCCGGGGCGGCGAGGAGGCGGAGGCGCTCGCCCAGGCCGGCATCCCGTTTCGCATCCTGCCCGGCATGACCTCCGCGCTGGCGGCGCTCGCCTCTACCCGCATTCCCGCCACCATGCGCGGCATGAGCAAGGCGATCACGCTGGCAACCGGCCATGCCGCCGGCGAGGCGGACGATCTCGACTGGGCAGCCCTTGCCCGGACCGGAGAGCCGATCGTCGTCTACATGGGCCTGAAGAACCTCGCGACGATCACCCGTCTGCTGATCGAGGGCGGCCGCGCAGCAAAAACACCGGCGGCCATCATCATGGCGGCAACCACGAAAGAGGAACGGCTGCTGACGGCCACGCTTGGAACGCTGTCTTCGGAGGCCGAAAGGCAGGGCTTCGCCGCCCCGGCGCTCATCGTCATCGGCGAGATTGTGCGCATGCGCGGGCTGCTGGTCCCGAAGGAGGCAGCCGGATGACCAAAGCCCTCATCATCGGCGCGCCGCGCTCCGGTTCCGGCAAGACCAGCGTCACCATCGGCCTGTTGCGCGCCTTCGCCCGGCGGGGAATCAAGGTGCGCGGCATCAAGTCCGGCCCGGATTATATCGATCCCGGCTTTCATCACGCCGCCACCGGCATCGAGGGCCTGAACCTCGACAGCTGGGCCATGCAGCCGGAATTGGTGCAGCATCTTCTCTCCGAGGCAGCACAGGGAGCCGATCTGTTGCTGATCGAAAGCGCCATGGGCCTGTTCGATGGGATTTCAGGCGGCGAGGGCCGCACCGGCTCTGCCGCCGATCTTGCGCGGCTGCTCGGCATCCCGGTTCTGCTGGTGCTCGATGTCTCCGGCCAAAGCCAGACGGCGGCCGCGGTCGCCGTCGGTTTCCGGCATTACGATCCGGCCGTCCGGATGGCGGGGGTCGTGCTGAACCGCGCCGGCAGCGAACGGCATGTGCGGCTGTCGAAGGCGGCGATCGAGGCGGTGGGCCTTTCGGTGGTCGGGGCCGTGATGCGCAATGGCGAATTGTCGCTGCCCGAACGGCACCTCGGCCTGGTACAGGCCAGCGAACATCCGGCCATCCAGAGCCATATCAATCGTCTGGCCGATGTGATGGAAACCTCGTTGGACCTCGATCAGATCCTCTCGCTGGCAACCGAGATCGTACCGGACCCCGGTTCGACGGCGGCGCATCTGCCCCCACCCGGCCAGCGCATCGCCATTGCCTCCGATGCCGCCTTCACCTTTCTTTATCCGCATCTCGGACGCCACTGGCGTTCCGCCGGCGCGGAACTCGTGCCGTTCTCGCCGCTTGCCAACGAAGCCCCGCCGGACCACTGCGATGCCTGCTGGCTTCCAGGCGGTTACCCGGAACTGTTTGCCGCGACGCTTTCCGCCGCCCGAGAGTTCCGCGAGGGCCTCGCCCGGTTTGCCGAAACGCGGCCGGTGCATGGCGAGTGCGGCGGCTACATGGTGCTGGGCGAGGGCCTGGAGGATGCCGAGGGCCACCGCCATGCGATGACCGGCCTGCTGTCGCATTCCACCAGCTTTGCCACGCGCAAGATGAATCTCGGCTATCGCCAGGCGAAGCTTCTCGCCGACGGACCGATGGGGAAAGCGGGCGAGACGATCCGCGGCCACGAATTCCATTATGCGCGGGTGATCGATGTCGGCCATGACGAGGCCTTTGCCGCGATCGCCGATGGCACCGGCACGCCGATCGGCCTGTCCGGCGGCCGGCGGGGTCTCGTCACCGGCACATTCTTCCATGCCATTGCCCGCGTCACGGGCTGAGCGTCACTCGACAAAGACCCGCACGGTCGCCGCCCGCCCCACGGCATCGATCACCGTCAGCGTCGAATAGCCGGCGCCATCCGGTACCCATTCGGAAATCCGTTTGCGCGACAGATCCGGCAGCGGCTTGCCATTGGCCAGCCACCGGAACGGCGCGCGCCCCCCCTGCAACTTCAGCACGAGCGGCGAAATCTCCGGCCCAGTGCGCGCGCCGAGATCCACCCGCGCCCCTTCCGGTGGATAGACGATTTGCGGCGCCGGTTCGCGTGTCGAGGAACGCACGAGACCGCTTGACGTAACGGCATAGCGCCGCTGGCCGATCGGCAGCTCGGAGAGCGGCAGCCGGTGCGCACCGGGCGGAGCGGACGGATGCGGGCTCACCGCCACGCCGGAGCGGGCAAAGGCTTCGAACAGAATGGGGGCGGCGGTGCCATACCCGGTAATGCCCGGCACCGCACCATTGTCCGGCCGTCCGACCCAGACACCCAGCACGTAGCGCCCGTCATAGCCCACCGACCAGGCATCGCGGTAACCGTAGCTCGTGCCGGTCTTGTAGGCGATGCCGAGCTTGCGCGCGCCCTGCGGCGGCAGGACGTCGGAGAGCACATCCGTGACATTCCAGACGGCAACGGGATCGAGCAGCGGCTGGGCCGGTTCGCGGCTCGGCACCTCGTGCACCCCGTCCCCCAGCAGCACCGGCCAGCCCTGGTTGGCCAGCCCCGCATAAAGCTGCACGAGATCCTTCAGCGTCAGCCCCACCCCGCCAAGCCCGATCGCCAGCCCCGGCGCCTCGCCCGCCGGCAGGAGGGGTTTCACCTCCGCGCGGCGGAAACGCACCAGGAGCTTGGCCGGACCGACGCCCTCCAGCAGACGAACCGCCGGCACGTTGAGCGACAATTGCAGCGCTTGGCGGACGCTCACATCGCCCTGATAGCTCATGTCGAAATTGCGCGGACGGTAGCCGGAAAAATCCGAGGGCCGGTCCTCAATGATTGTTTCCTGCGCGACCAGCCCATCCTCGAAGGCAAGGCCGTAGATGAAGGGCTTCAGCGTCGAACCCGGCGAACGCGGCACGCGCGTCATGTCGATCCAGCCGGAGCGGGCAGCATCGAAATAATCGGCGGACCCGACTGAACCGACGATCTCGCCGGTGGTGGAATCCGCCATGATCATTGCCAGCGATGTTTTCGGCGGCAGGGTGGAAACGACCGATGCTGCGACCGATTCCAAACCCTCCTGGATCGGTTTCCGGAGCGTCGTCGCGTGCCGGATCTCGTTCGGCGCCTTGCGCAGCGCCGCTTCTGCCAGATGCGCGGCCAATGCCGGCAATTGCCGCCGTTCGCGCGGAACAGGAACCAGCGCCGCCCGCTCCGTCTCGCCGTCGCCGACCGCCGCAGACACCGGCTCGCGGCTCAGCACACGCTGCCGGGCCGCACGCGCCACCTCTGGAAAACGATCCGGCCGCCGGGCTTCCGGCGATTGCGGCAGGGCGACCAGCAGAGCCGCCTCCGCCATCGACAGCCTTTTTGGCTCCTTGCCGAAATAGGCAAGGCTTGCCGCCCTCACCCCTTCCAGATTGCCGCCATAGGGCGCCAGCGTCAGGTAAAGATCGAGGATTTCGGCCTTCGTCAGCCGCTTTTCGATCTGCAGGGCCCGCGCCATCTGTTTCAGCTTGGCGAGAACCGAGCGGCTGTCACGCGGTTCGATCAGCCGCGCCACCTGCATGGAGAGCGTCGAAGCGCCGGAGACGATCCGGCCATGGGTGGCGAACTGATAGGCGGCCCGCAGCACCGCCTGCGGATCGACCCCGTGATGCGCATAAAAACGCTGGTCCTCATAGGCGACCAGCATCCGCACGAACTGCGGGTCGACATCGGCGGCGCTGGTTTTCAGCCGCCAGAGCCCGTCCTTCGTGGCAAAGGCACGCAGCAGCCGGCCCTCCGCATCGAAGACCTCGGCGGAAACCTGCCTCGCCTCCGGCAGAGGCGGCGGAAAGGCCCGGTCGGCGGCATCGAGGCCAACGAGGCCGGCTGTGGCGAGGATCGCAATCCCGCCAAGCCCGATCAGCCCCTTTGCCCAGACCCGCATCGCCCCTTACTGCGCCTCGCGCACCTGCATGCGCCCGGTTGCCGTGCGGGCCGAAAGCTGCGGGCGATACATGTCCTCCACATAGGCCGCCGGATGGTCATAGGTACCGGGCGTCACCGCCCGCACGACATAGGCAAACGAGAATTCGCGATTATCGCCGGCATTGCGGTCGAAGGCCGCCACGAAGCGGTCATTGCGGAATTCCGTATGCGCCGCCTGCACCTCGCCGATCCATTCGAAGTTGGACAGTTCGGCACTGTTGACGAGGTTCGGATTGTCGATCTCGAAACCGGCCGGCAAGAGATCCTGCACGAGAATGCGGGACGCCCAGTCATTGCTTTCGTTGATCGTCAGGACCACCACGTAACGTTCGTTCTGCGACACCTTGCTGACGCTGACTTCGTCGCCATCCATCGTGTAATAGGCGCGCGTGATGGCAAAACCGTCGCCGCCAGCGGCAAGCGGTGTCGTGGGCGCCGCAACTGTGGTCACCACCGCGGAGACGGGATCATTCGAGCGGTTCGTCAGCGTCACCGGTTTCTGCAACAGGGCATCGCCCGTCATGCGGCTGGCATACCGGCCGGTCTGCGCGGCACCGTTCACCTCCACCTTCAGGTTGTCATCTGCCTGCTGCAGCCCGCGGGCCGCCAGAAGCATCCAGGCCTGTTCCTGCGTGCTCGTATATTTCTTGTTGCGCCAGGCCTTCGCCACCACCGGCGAAAGCTGCGGCACGATCGCCGGCACCGGCCGGCTTTCGGCGGCAAGCGCCAGAACCGCCGCGCCATCGCGCAGCAATGAGCCATAATCGGAGCGCGACAGGCTGACCGGCTGCACCACCGATTGCTCGGTCATCTGCAGCGCCGCGTTGAACACGGTCTTGGAGCGCTGGGCATCGCCATAGAGGGCCAGTGCCGCACCCAGATGCGCCTTGGACAGCGGCGTCGGGAAATCGGAGAGCATCGTGTCGGCGTAATAGCGCAGATCGCTGATCGAGGCCTTACGGTTGCGCGCTAGCACATAGAGCGCATAGGCGATCTGGCTGCCCTGGTCCTTGACGTTGACATCATAGGCCAGCGAATTCTGCAGGTTGTTCAGCGACTGCACCAGCGCCTGTTCCGGCACGTCGTATCCCTGTTCGCGGGCGCGAGTCAGGAAGTCGGAGACATAGGCATCCAGCCACTTGTCGCCATAACCGGGACTCCAGAGGCCGAAACTGCCGGAGGAGGACTGGTAGGACAGCACGCGGTAGATCGCATCCTGCACACGCTTCTTCACCTCGGCATCATCGGCCAACCCGTTTTGACTGGAAAGCTCCGAGAGATAGAGCAGCGGCAGAGCGCGGCTCGTCGTCTGTTCGGCGCAGCCATAGGGGTAACGGTCGAGCGCCATCAGGAGCGCCGGGACATCGAAATCGGCGGCGCGGGTCACGCTGAGCGCCACCGAGGCACCGGGAAGCTGGGCATCGGCAAGGAGATTGCCATCCACTGTCAGGCTCTGCCCCGGTGCCAGCGCGATCACGCGCCGTTCGGTGACCGGCAGAACGGCGGGACGAACCGGAACGTAGAGCACCTGTTCCATCGCCGAAAGCCCGTTGCCGGCCAGCGTCAGGGTCATCTCACCATCGCCGGCCCGCAGGCCCTTCAGCGGCAGGCGCAGGCTCTGCTTGCCGCCCGCCTCCAGCCGGATCGTGCGGGCAGCGCGCGCTGCATCGGTGCCGATCATCGCATTGGTCGCGACCGTCAGCTGGTAATCGCCGGCCGGCGCATCGGTATTGGCGATGTCGAGACGAAGGCTCGCCTCATCGCCCGGTGCGAGGAACCGCGGCAGGCTGGCGGTCAGCACCACGGGATCGCGGATCACCACATCCTTCGTGCCATGGCCGACGCCGGTCTTGCTCCACGCGACCGCCATCACGCGCGCCGTACCGTTGAACTGCGGAATGTCGAAGGATACTCGCGCCGTGCCGCTCGCATCGAGCTTGACGATGCCGGAGAAGAAGGCAACGAGCTTCTCCTTCGGCGGGCTGCCCTGCAGGGCGACGCTGCCGCCATCGCCGCCAGTGCGAAGCCGCCCGGTGGCACCG contains:
- the cobA gene encoding uroporphyrinogen-III C-methyltransferase, which translates into the protein MTNRAFELLAERLPAFLPGHVWLAGAGPGDPRYLTLEVLDALGKADMVVHDALVSDEVMGFAPQAEVIYAGKRGGKPSTAQEDITLSLIRLARQGKRVLRLKGGDPFIFGRGGEEAEALAQAGIPFRILPGMTSALAALASTRIPATMRGMSKAITLATGHAAGEADDLDWAALARTGEPIVVYMGLKNLATITRLLIEGGRAAKTPAAIIMAATTKEERLLTATLGTLSSEAERQGFAAPALIVIGEIVRMRGLLVPKEAAG
- a CDS encoding precorrin-3B C(17)-methyltransferase; the protein is MTGKLTVVGLGPGSPQQVTPEALAAVAEASDFFGYGPYVDRLELRPDQRRHASDNREELSRAGAALTLAALGGKVCVVSGGDPGVFAMAAAVCEAIDNGPSEWRAIEFSVVPGVTAMLSVAAKAGAPLGHDFCAISLSDNLKPWSVIEKRLIAAAEAGFVMAFYNPVSKARPHQLTEAFDILRAHLPGTVPVIFGRAAGRPDEKIAVVPLSEARSEMADMATCIIVGSTETRLIEREGNRPLVYSPRSWGKSAAGKA
- the cobM gene encoding precorrin-4 C(11)-methyltransferase; protein product: MTVHFIGAGPGAADLITVRGRDLIARCPVCLFAGSIVPRELLDYCPADARIIDTASLSLDEIEAEYRRAADAGEDVARLHSGDLSVWSAVAEQMRRLDRLGIDYTLTPGVPSFAAAAAALKRELTIPEVAQSLILTRVSGRASKMPARETLQNFAATGSTLAIHLAIHALEKIVADLTPHYGADCPVAIVVKASWPDEKILRGTLATIAAQVAAEPIERTALIFVGPGLQAEDFRESALYSTDYVRRFRSPKGKDEA
- the pbpC gene encoding penicillin-binding protein 1C translates to MRVWAKGLIGLGGIAILATAGLVGLDAADRAFPPPLPEARQVSAEVFDAEGRLLRAFATKDGLWRLKTSAADVDPQFVRMLVAYEDQRFYAHHGVDPQAVLRAAYQFATHGRIVSGASTLSMQVARLIEPRDSRSVLAKLKQMARALQIEKRLTKAEILDLYLTLAPYGGNLEGVRAASLAYFGKEPKRLSMAEAALLVALPQSPEARRPDRFPEVARAARQRVLSREPVSAAVGDGETERAALVPVPRERRQLPALAAHLAEAALRKAPNEIRHATTLRKPIQEGLESVAASVVSTLPPKTSLAMIMADSTTGEIVGSVGSADYFDAARSGWIDMTRVPRSPGSTLKPFIYGLAFEDGLVAQETIIEDRPSDFSGYRPRNFDMSYQGDVSVRQALQLSLNVPAVRLLEGVGPAKLLVRFRRAEVKPLLPAGEAPGLAIGLGGVGLTLKDLVQLYAGLANQGWPVLLGDGVHEVPSREPAQPLLDPVAVWNVTDVLSDVLPPQGARKLGIAYKTGTSYGYRDAWSVGYDGRYVLGVWVGRPDNGAVPGITGYGTAAPILFEAFARSGVAVSPHPSAPPGAHRLPLSELPIGQRRYAVTSSGLVRSSTREPAPQIVYPPEGARVDLGARTGPEISPLVLKLQGGRAPFRWLANGKPLPDLSRKRISEWVPDGAGYSTLTVIDAVGRAATVRVFVE
- a CDS encoding cobalamin biosynthesis protein, producing MMIAGIGCRRGTSAEVVMAVLNEALAAAGKAGEYPAKLATGALKADETGLLDAAKRLGLDLAILTDAEMDAVSDRTLTVSPHSVGHAGVSSFCEAAALAAGGASAKLLGPRHVSQGVTCALAIVEDHVEDAA
- a CDS encoding cobalt-precorrin-5B (C(1))-methyltransferase, producing the protein MEAEIANETAKDLRRGWTTGTCAAASAKAACLALTGHGFPDLVEVTLPGGQRPGFVLALEEQGGGFARAGIIKDAGDDPDVTHGALIIVTLRHGVAGAGIRFFAGNGVGMVTRPGLPIPPGEPAINPVPRQMIAAAIAEVAGEAADFDVEISIPGGEDLAQKTLNPRLGIVGGLSVLGTTGIVIPFSCSAWIHSIWRGIDVARAEGLTHVAGSTGMTTEKAVQAHHALPDTALLDMGDFVGGMLKYLRKHPVPKVTVAGGVAKITKLSQGMLDVHSKRGLADLEALAAVAREAGASDGLIGAIGQANTVAQAFQLAEGEGLELGNRIAARAWQVAAGALHSEAIALEILIFDRAGKLVGEAPFTPSHHASSLPLGERKRRT
- the cbiE gene encoding precorrin-6y C5,15-methyltransferase (decarboxylating) subunit CbiE, whose translation is MAPESSSPLLSGEPWLSIVGIGEDGLAGLGELARRAISEADFVFGGKRHLELAGDAIRGEAEPWPQPFDSAMQAVLALKGRKVCVLASGDPFFFGVGVTLARLTAKEDYRVYPAPSAFSLAASRLGWALQEIETVSLHGRALDLIRPLLHPGRKLLALTADADGPAQLARLLTDNGFGMSRLTVLEALGGERELIRSTTARDFSLTDIDPLNVVALEVRADAIARVLPLGFGLADDLFEHDGQITKREIRAVTLSALSPRRGELLWDIGAGSGSIGIEWMLAHPSMRGMAIEHHPERAARIRRNAQNFGVPALQLIEGRAPEALAGLPEPDAIFIGGGGSGDGVLEAALAALKPGGRLVANAVTLEMEQVLLSAHATRGGSLTRLSIDRAEPVGRMTGWRPAMPVTQWIFSKPED
- a CDS encoding cobalt-precorrin-6A reductase, which translates into the protein MNASILILGGTTEARQLAERLGETGRFRLQLSLAGRTKAPARQPVPVRIGGFGGAEGLGRYLMGQGFDLLVDVTHPYAAQISANAARAAILTGIPLIALRRPGWERQAGDCWREVESVEAAVAALGEAPRRAFLALGRQELLPFEAAPQHAYLVRSVDPVEPPLVLPAVTYLTARGPFEEVDERALLTGHGIEAIVCKNSGGSASYGKIAAARALGIEVIMIRRPLLPDVLAFQTLDDLVCHVDQAFPAADLPQERGE
- a CDS encoding cobyrinate a,c-diamide synthase — protein: MTKALIIGAPRSGSGKTSVTIGLLRAFARRGIKVRGIKSGPDYIDPGFHHAATGIEGLNLDSWAMQPELVQHLLSEAAQGADLLLIESAMGLFDGISGGEGRTGSAADLARLLGIPVLLVLDVSGQSQTAAAVAVGFRHYDPAVRMAGVVLNRAGSERHVRLSKAAIEAVGLSVVGAVMRNGELSLPERHLGLVQASEHPAIQSHINRLADVMETSLDLDQILSLATEIVPDPGSTAAHLPPPGQRIAIASDAAFTFLYPHLGRHWRSAGAELVPFSPLANEAPPDHCDACWLPGGYPELFAATLSAAREFREGLARFAETRPVHGECGGYMVLGEGLEDAEGHRHAMTGLLSHSTSFATRKMNLGYRQAKLLADGPMGKAGETIRGHEFHYARVIDVGHDEAFAAIADGTGTPIGLSGGRRGLVTGTFFHAIARVTG